From a region of the Thalassospira sp. TSL5-1 genome:
- a CDS encoding 50S ribosomal protein L11 methyltransferase, whose protein sequence is MTETVRCYNFSFTVKGAHVEAFAEALSDYCDALSHSELTSEPDTDWRVEGFSGTEINKPGVETAVSLMATALGAETPVVEFGSYEPKDWVSDNLRSFKPISVGRFYVHGSHWDGDVPLAKIALQVDAGLAFGSGEHQTTKGCLAAIDWLAKYGPRRNALDMGCGSGILGMACAKTWNCPVMMADIDAPSVRVARENAKINKVAGLVTALHSNGFADVRIRDAGYYDIVCANILARPLRKMAYELANTLSDDGVVVLSGLLAHQEQFVLSAYREVGLTLLNRFKVENWTTLVVG, encoded by the coding sequence ATGACCGAAACTGTGCGTTGCTATAATTTCTCCTTTACCGTTAAAGGGGCCCATGTCGAAGCCTTTGCCGAGGCACTGTCAGACTATTGCGATGCGCTGTCGCATTCCGAACTGACCAGCGAGCCCGATACCGACTGGCGGGTGGAGGGATTTTCCGGTACTGAAATTAACAAACCGGGTGTTGAAACTGCGGTGTCGCTGATGGCAACAGCACTGGGGGCGGAAACCCCGGTGGTAGAATTTGGCAGTTACGAGCCCAAGGATTGGGTTTCCGATAACTTGCGGAGCTTCAAGCCGATTTCGGTGGGCCGGTTTTATGTGCACGGGTCGCATTGGGACGGCGATGTGCCACTGGCAAAAATCGCCCTTCAGGTTGATGCGGGTCTGGCCTTTGGTTCGGGCGAACATCAAACCACCAAGGGCTGCTTGGCCGCGATTGACTGGCTGGCAAAATATGGCCCGCGCCGCAATGCGCTGGATATGGGCTGTGGTTCGGGCATTTTGGGCATGGCCTGCGCCAAAACCTGGAATTGCCCGGTTATGATGGCCGACATTGATGCGCCCTCGGTTCGGGTGGCGCGTGAAAATGCCAAAATTAACAAGGTGGCCGGGCTGGTCACGGCCCTGCATTCCAACGGTTTCGCCGATGTCCGCATTCGTGATGCTGGCTATTACGACATTGTGTGCGCCAATATCCTGGCCCGTCCGCTGCGCAAAATGGCGTATGAGCTGGCAAACACCCTGTCGGATGATGGCGTTGTGGTGCTTTCGGGCCTGTTGGCCCATCAGGAACAGTTTGTCCTGTCCGCCTATCGCGAAGTCGGCCTGACCCTGCTTAACCGTTTCAAGGTTGAAAACTGGACCACGCTGGTGGTGGGTTGA
- a CDS encoding ATP-dependent helicase, whose translation MTDDPFEIDEYSSAPDMRLEKAPTPGYLTTLNAEQRDAVATLDGPLLVLAGAGTGKTRVLTTRLAHLLETKGGAPEYLHPQQILTVTFTNRAAREMQERVAATLGRPVEGWWLGTFHSLAARLLRRHAELVGLKSNFTILDTDDQIRLLKQIMEAEQIDVKKWPAKQLMGIIQRWKDKGLTPDRATEGMEFANGFAQQLYRIYQERLTVLNAADFGDLLLHCLTIFQKHPEVLRQYQQTFRYILVDEYQDTNVAQYLWLRAMAMVHRNICCVGDDDQAIYSWRGAEVGNILRFESDFPGAHVVRLEQNYRSTPHILAAASQLIAHNSGRLGKELWTEIDAGDKVQVKGVWDGESEARLVGEDIEALQGKGVGASQMAILVRAGFQTREFEERLITLGVPYRVVGGARFYERQEIRDALAYIRLIAQPDDSLAFERIVNVPKRGVGKVALQTLHQYSRDQSVSLPRATRELIDTEELKPKLRKDLSVFLSDFDRWRALLAEKSHVEVLEIVLDESGYTDMWRASKEIDAPGRLENLKELVSAIGEFENLTTFLEHVQLVMENDQSDEREKVTIMTLHAAKGLEFDYVFLPGWEEGVFPHQRAMDESGVKGLEEERRLAYVGITRARKRATVSYAANRRIYNQWQSALPSRFVDELPSDHIERISDTGLSQGKGNVSPGAWGADDWMKPPSWANEGDHNGGYKSQKSTFSDRKFASSGWQDRVRKNVIDVAPDGEAVFTSRAGSSKYKVGDKVRHRKFGPGIVRSVDGNKLEIHFDDVGTKKVVDSFILPG comes from the coding sequence ATGACTGATGATCCCTTTGAAATCGACGAATACAGCTCTGCCCCGGATATGCGCCTGGAAAAGGCACCAACACCGGGATATCTGACCACGCTGAATGCGGAACAGCGCGATGCCGTTGCCACGCTGGACGGGCCTTTATTGGTGCTGGCCGGGGCGGGAACGGGCAAAACGCGCGTTTTGACCACACGCCTGGCCCACCTTTTGGAAACCAAAGGTGGGGCGCCGGAATATCTGCACCCGCAGCAGATTTTAACCGTGACCTTTACCAACCGTGCCGCGCGCGAAATGCAGGAACGTGTGGCCGCCACCCTGGGTCGCCCGGTTGAGGGCTGGTGGCTGGGGACCTTCCATTCGCTGGCCGCCCGTTTGTTGCGCCGCCATGCCGAACTGGTGGGGTTAAAATCGAATTTCACGATTCTCGATACCGATGATCAGATCCGCCTTCTCAAGCAGATCATGGAAGCCGAGCAGATCGATGTGAAGAAATGGCCGGCAAAGCAATTGATGGGGATCATTCAACGCTGGAAAGACAAGGGCTTAACGCCGGATCGTGCGACCGAGGGCATGGAATTTGCCAATGGCTTTGCCCAGCAGCTTTATCGCATTTATCAGGAACGTTTGACGGTTCTGAATGCCGCCGATTTTGGTGATTTATTGCTGCATTGCCTGACGATTTTCCAAAAACATCCCGAAGTGCTGCGCCAGTATCAACAGACATTCCGCTATATTCTGGTCGATGAATATCAGGATACCAACGTCGCCCAATATTTGTGGCTGCGTGCAATGGCGATGGTTCATCGCAATATTTGCTGCGTTGGCGATGATGACCAGGCGATCTATAGCTGGCGCGGGGCAGAGGTTGGCAACATCCTGCGTTTTGAAAGTGATTTTCCCGGGGCCCATGTGGTGCGGCTGGAGCAGAACTATCGCTCTACCCCGCATATTCTGGCTGCGGCATCACAATTGATTGCCCATAATTCCGGCCGTTTGGGCAAGGAACTCTGGACGGAGATTGATGCGGGCGACAAGGTGCAGGTCAAAGGCGTCTGGGATGGGGAATCCGAAGCGCGCCTTGTGGGCGAGGATATTGAAGCCCTGCAAGGCAAGGGTGTTGGTGCCTCGCAAATGGCCATTCTGGTGCGCGCCGGTTTCCAGACCCGTGAATTTGAAGAACGATTGATCACGCTGGGCGTGCCCTATCGCGTGGTGGGTGGGGCGCGATTTTATGAACGCCAGGAAATTCGCGATGCGCTGGCCTATATCCGCCTGATCGCCCAACCCGATGATAGCCTGGCCTTTGAACGTATTGTCAATGTGCCCAAGCGCGGTGTGGGTAAGGTTGCCTTGCAAACCCTGCATCAATATTCGCGGGATCAATCGGTTTCATTGCCGCGTGCGACCCGTGAGTTGATTGATACAGAGGAACTAAAACCGAAATTGCGCAAGGATTTGTCGGTTTTTCTGAGCGATTTTGACCGCTGGCGCGCGCTTTTGGCGGAAAAAAGCCATGTCGAGGTTCTGGAAATCGTCCTTGATGAAAGCGGCTATACCGATATGTGGCGGGCATCAAAGGAAATCGATGCACCGGGCCGTCTGGAAAACCTCAAGGAACTTGTTTCCGCGATTGGCGAATTTGAAAACCTGACGACGTTCCTTGAGCATGTGCAATTGGTGATGGAAAATGACCAGTCCGACGAGCGGGAAAAGGTCACGATCATGACCCTGCACGCCGCCAAGGGGCTGGAATTTGACTATGTCTTTTTGCCGGGCTGGGAAGAAGGTGTATTTCCCCATCAGCGCGCCATGGATGAAAGCGGTGTGAAGGGCCTGGAGGAAGAACGTCGCCTGGCCTATGTCGGCATTACAAGGGCGCGGAAACGGGCCACGGTTTCCTATGCTGCCAATCGCCGCATTTATAACCAGTGGCAAAGTGCGCTACCGTCGCGCTTTGTTGATGAATTGCCATCCGATCATATTGAACGCATCAGCGATACCGGCCTTTCGCAGGGCAAAGGTAATGTATCGCCCGGCGCCTGGGGTGCGGATGACTGGATGAAGCCGCCAAGCTGGGCCAATGAGGGCGATCATAATGGCGGCTATAAATCGCAGAAAAGCACATTTTCGGACCGTAAATTTGCCAGTTCCGGCTGGCAGGACCGGGTGCGTAAAAATGTGATTGATGTTGCGCCCGATGGCGAGGCGGTTTTCACCTCACGCGCCGGATCATCCAAATACAAGGTTGGCGATAAGGTGCGGCATCGCAAATTTGGCCCCGGTATTGTGCGCTCGGTCGATGGCAACAAGCTGGAAATCCATTTTGACGATGTTGGCACCAAAAAGGTTGTCGACAGTTTTATTCTGCCGGGTTAA
- a CDS encoding multidrug effflux MFS transporter: MTSSQSTGTPLSRPIPPFAEFVTLMALTMGMVALSIDNLLPAFGPISQDYALSDPNEIQLLVFVFMIGFAMMQIVYGPLADVYGRKIILMLGLFIYTIGTVMSFFADSFDHLLIARFVQGLGAAAPRILTLTIIRDCFEGRDMARVMSLVMMVFIIVPVFAPASGGLILSFGSWHLIFGFMLLLVVVLVAWYKLRMPETLHPEYRHKLSIRRIMRDFRVTATTRQTLGYGTAMGLCFGCLMSYIGSAEQIFDSSIYKLGDWFPVVFGLIAAAMSVASFVNARLVRRIGMHKLSHFGLCVFIAMGAVNLAVALAFDGVPPLWMFGVGLTIAHFAFMLTMPNFNSLAMEPLGAIAGTASSLIGFYTTLIGVMCGAIVGQNFNGTVIPIVTGYLTFGVLCLIIVLITEKGKLFRPTH, translated from the coding sequence ATGACCAGCAGTCAATCGACGGGCACACCCTTGTCCCGCCCCATCCCGCCTTTTGCCGAATTCGTCACATTGATGGCTTTGACAATGGGCATGGTCGCACTTTCCATTGACAATCTGCTTCCCGCTTTTGGCCCCATCTCGCAGGATTATGCCCTGTCCGATCCCAATGAAATCCAGCTTCTGGTTTTCGTTTTCATGATCGGATTTGCGATGATGCAAATTGTCTATGGCCCGCTGGCCGATGTGTATGGCCGCAAAATAATCCTGATGCTGGGGCTGTTCATCTACACCATTGGCACGGTGATGTCGTTTTTTGCCGACAGCTTTGACCATCTGTTGATCGCCCGCTTCGTTCAGGGGCTGGGTGCGGCAGCCCCGCGTATTTTAACGCTAACCATCATTCGCGACTGTTTTGAAGGGCGCGATATGGCACGCGTGATGTCGCTGGTGATGATGGTTTTCATTATTGTGCCGGTCTTTGCCCCAGCCAGTGGCGGCCTGATCCTGTCATTTGGCAGTTGGCATCTGATTTTCGGTTTTATGCTGCTGCTGGTTGTTGTTTTGGTGGCCTGGTACAAATTGCGCATGCCCGAAACCCTGCACCCGGAATACCGCCACAAACTTTCGATCCGCCGGATTATGCGGGATTTCCGTGTTACGGCAACCACCCGCCAGACACTGGGCTATGGCACGGCAATGGGCCTGTGTTTTGGCTGCCTCATGTCCTATATCGGGTCCGCCGAGCAAATTTTTGATTCCTCGATTTACAAACTGGGCGACTGGTTTCCGGTCGTATTTGGTCTGATTGCCGCAGCCATGAGTGTGGCATCCTTCGTCAATGCCCGGCTGGTGCGCAGAATCGGCATGCACAAACTATCGCATTTCGGCCTGTGCGTTTTTATCGCAATGGGTGCGGTCAATCTGGCGGTTGCCCTGGCCTTTGATGGCGTACCGCCGCTTTGGATGTTTGGCGTAGGCCTGACGATTGCGCATTTCGCCTTCATGCTGACGATGCCAAATTTCAATTCACTGGCAATGGAACCACTGGGCGCGATTGCAGGTACAGCATCATCGCTGATCGGCTTTTACACCACCCTGATCGGGGTGATGTGCGGTGCCATTGTCGGTCAAAACTTCAACGGCACGGTAATACCCATTGTCACAGGCTACCTAACATTCGGGGTACTGTGCCTGATCATTGTGCTGATCACGGAAAAGGGCAAATTATTCCGACCGACCCATTGA
- the mauJ gene encoding methylamine utilization protein MauJ: MSDVLSIGVVGECYWPKEPRIFTYGDVEILAYPEQRKFHASLHLDIGKYGLSFEQGLSFLSELASVVCWVDNAQTRLLFDNAITTGFPIKMGKFGEFSATLDSLERWKKSWITVPDAKSKMALALYREGMVASRSHCSQYSLLSYYKVLEWLFPVSSVRTLQMKKLVAEMLNRDDHDGEEFLWNISKLGWDKLSAEEIAQKMYRECRGFVTHAKHAATIFNPDCGTQLTSIFRMISPMQVVARAAIIQECPKLEWLWFE; this comes from the coding sequence GTGTCAGATGTTCTTAGTATTGGCGTTGTCGGGGAATGTTACTGGCCAAAAGAGCCGAGAATTTTTACGTACGGTGATGTAGAGATACTTGCCTATCCAGAGCAAAGAAAATTCCATGCGTCGCTGCATTTGGATATTGGAAAGTATGGCTTGAGCTTTGAGCAGGGATTGAGCTTTTTGAGCGAACTCGCTAGCGTTGTCTGTTGGGTTGATAATGCGCAAACGCGTCTATTATTTGATAATGCTATAACGACAGGCTTTCCTATTAAGATGGGAAAATTTGGTGAGTTTTCCGCCACGTTGGATTCATTAGAAAGGTGGAAAAAGTCTTGGATTACAGTACCTGATGCTAAATCTAAAATGGCTTTAGCTCTTTATCGCGAAGGAATGGTAGCCAGTCGTTCGCATTGTTCTCAATATAGTCTGTTAAGCTATTACAAAGTGTTGGAGTGGCTCTTTCCTGTTAGCTCAGTCAGAACTTTGCAAATGAAAAAGTTGGTGGCTGAAATGTTGAATAGAGATGATCACGATGGTGAAGAATTTCTTTGGAATATCTCCAAATTAGGTTGGGATAAGTTGAGTGCCGAAGAAATTGCTCAAAAGATGTATCGAGAGTGTCGAGGGTTTGTCACGCATGCAAAACATGCAGCAACAATTTTCAATCCAGATTGTGGAACTCAATTGACCTCTATCTTTAGGATGATTAGCCCGATGCAGGTGGTGGCGAGAGCAGCAATAATTCAAGAATGTCCAAAATTGGAATGGCTCTGGTTTGAATGA
- the metH gene encoding methionine synthase has protein sequence MSEISRFINIGERTNVAGSLKFKKLIVEENYEAALDVAREQVENGAQIIDINMDDAMLDAESAMVKFINLVAAEPDIARVPIMVDSSKWNVIEAGLKCLQGKGIVNSISLKEGPEPFIRQAKLLRRYGAAVVVMAFDEKGQADTVKRKFEICQRSYRVLVDEVGFPPEDIIFDPNIFAVATGIEEHDNYAVDFIEACKLIKEHLPYAKISGGVSNVSFSFRGNNPVREAMHSVFLYHAIKAGMDMGIVNAGQLVVYEEIPAELRERVEDVILNRRSDATDRLLEVADKYKGTGGPEKKADQEWRKKPVNERLAHALINGIAEFVEEDTEEARQQADKPLHVIEGPLMDGMNIVGDLFGAGKMFLPQVVKSARVMKKAVAYLIPYIEAEKDGKRESNGKILLATVKGDVHDIGKNIVGVVLQCNNFEVLDLGVMVPTQKIIETAKAENVDMIGLSGLITPSLEEMTFVASEMKREGLNIPLLIGGATTSKVHTAVKIAPNYDKAVVYVIDASRAVGVASKLVSETHRDVFVSELRNEYLAMAERHAAQQLQKKRFALVDARANKAQLDWDNFTPVAPAKPGLTVFEDFDLAELMKRFDWKPFFETWELHGRFPAILDDEVVGETARNLYADAQAMLKRIIDEKWFTPRAVVGLWPANAVGDDIEITPAPDANEPITIHTLRQQMYRENNKRPNRALADYIAPKDSGKTDYIGGFVVTAGPEVETISKKMEAEHDDYNAILVKALGDRFAEAFAETMHEKVRRELWGYASDENLSNDDLIAEKYQGIRPAPGYPACPDHTEKGTLWRLLDAENNTGVSLTESFAMTPTSSVSGLYFANPDAKYFGLGKIERDQVEDYAKRKGMDLSVAERWLAPNLNYDPR, from the coding sequence ATGTCCGAAATATCCAGATTCATCAATATCGGCGAACGCACCAATGTTGCAGGCTCGTTGAAATTCAAGAAGCTGATCGTCGAGGAAAACTACGAAGCAGCCCTTGACGTTGCCCGCGAGCAGGTCGAAAACGGTGCCCAGATCATCGACATCAATATGGATGATGCGATGCTCGATGCGGAATCGGCGATGGTGAAATTCATCAATCTGGTGGCGGCAGAACCCGATATTGCCCGCGTGCCGATCATGGTTGACAGTTCCAAATGGAACGTGATCGAGGCGGGCCTGAAATGCCTGCAGGGTAAGGGCATTGTCAATTCGATCAGCTTAAAGGAAGGGCCAGAACCCTTTATTCGCCAGGCAAAGCTGTTGCGCCGTTATGGTGCCGCCGTTGTCGTGATGGCCTTTGATGAAAAAGGCCAGGCCGATACGGTCAAGCGCAAATTTGAAATTTGCCAGCGCAGCTATCGGGTGCTGGTTGATGAAGTTGGCTTCCCGCCCGAAGACATTATTTTTGATCCGAACATTTTTGCCGTCGCTACCGGGATCGAGGAACACGATAATTACGCCGTTGATTTCATTGAGGCCTGCAAACTGATCAAGGAACACCTGCCTTACGCCAAAATTTCAGGCGGGGTTTCCAACGTTTCGTTCTCGTTTCGGGGCAATAATCCGGTGCGTGAAGCCATGCACTCGGTGTTTTTGTACCATGCCATCAAGGCCGGCATGGATATGGGCATCGTCAATGCCGGCCAGTTGGTGGTGTATGAGGAAATACCGGCCGAACTGCGCGAGCGGGTCGAGGATGTGATCCTTAACCGTCGTTCCGATGCCACCGACCGCTTGCTTGAAGTTGCCGATAAATACAAAGGTACGGGCGGCCCGGAAAAGAAAGCCGACCAGGAATGGCGCAAAAAGCCGGTCAATGAACGGCTGGCCCACGCGCTGATCAATGGTATTGCCGAATTTGTCGAGGAAGATACCGAAGAAGCCCGCCAGCAGGCCGACAAGCCCCTTCATGTGATTGAAGGCCCGCTGATGGACGGCATGAACATTGTTGGCGACCTGTTTGGGGCCGGTAAAATGTTTTTGCCCCAGGTGGTGAAATCCGCCCGTGTGATGAAAAAGGCCGTGGCCTATTTGATCCCCTATATCGAGGCGGAAAAAGACGGCAAACGCGAAAGCAACGGCAAAATCCTGCTCGCCACCGTGAAGGGCGATGTGCACGACATTGGCAAAAACATTGTGGGCGTTGTTTTGCAATGTAACAATTTCGAGGTTCTTGACCTTGGCGTGATGGTGCCGACCCAAAAGATCATTGAAACCGCCAAGGCCGAAAATGTCGATATGATCGGCCTTTCCGGGCTGATCACCCCGTCACTGGAAGAAATGACCTTTGTTGCATCTGAAATGAAGCGTGAAGGGTTGAATATTCCGCTGCTGATTGGCGGGGCGACCACATCAAAGGTGCATACCGCGGTTAAAATTGCGCCGAACTATGACAAGGCGGTGGTTTACGTAATCGATGCGTCGCGGGCGGTAGGGGTTGCCAGCAAGCTGGTTTCCGAAACGCATCGCGACGTCTTTGTCAGTGAATTGCGTAATGAATATCTGGCAATGGCCGAACGCCATGCCGCCCAGCAATTGCAGAAAAAACGCTTTGCCCTGGTCGATGCACGCGCCAACAAGGCCCAATTGGATTGGGATAATTTTACCCCGGTTGCCCCGGCAAAACCGGGCCTGACGGTGTTTGAAGATTTTGATCTGGCCGAGCTGATGAAACGGTTTGATTGGAAACCATTTTTTGAAACCTGGGAATTGCATGGCCGTTTCCCGGCCATTCTGGATGACGAGGTGGTCGGCGAAACCGCGCGTAACCTCTATGCCGATGCCCAGGCGATGCTGAAACGCATTATCGATGAAAAATGGTTCACACCGCGCGCGGTTGTTGGCCTGTGGCCTGCCAATGCAGTGGGGGATGATATTGAAATCACCCCGGCCCCCGATGCCAATGAACCCATTACCATTCATACCCTGCGCCAGCAGATGTATCGTGAAAATAACAAGCGCCCCAACCGCGCCCTGGCCGATTACATTGCCCCCAAAGACAGCGGTAAAACCGACTATATCGGTGGGTTTGTTGTAACCGCCGGGCCGGAAGTGGAAACCATTTCCAAAAAAATGGAAGCCGAGCATGACGATTATAACGCCATCCTTGTTAAGGCGTTGGGCGATCGCTTTGCCGAGGCCTTTGCCGAAACCATGCACGAAAAGGTCCGTCGTGAATTGTGGGGCTATGCCAGCGATGAAAACCTGTCCAACGATGATCTGATTGCCGAAAAATATCAGGGTATCCGCCCGGCACCAGGATATCCGGCCTGCCCGGACCATACCGAAAAGGGCACATTGTGGCGCCTGCTCGATGCTGAAAACAATACCGGCGTTTCGTTGACCGAAAGCTTTGCCATGACGCCAACGTCGTCGGTAAGCGGCCTTTATTTTGCCAACCCGGATGCCAAATATTTCGGCCTTGGCAAAATCGAACGCGACCAGGTCGAGGACTACGCCAAACGCAAGGGAATGGATCTGTCGGTAGCCGAACGCTGGCTGGCCCCGAACCTGAATTATGATCCGCGTTAA
- a CDS encoding chloride channel protein — MRIFTSFRRLMKGEQLVLSILALVVGTLVGAMAIVFREGLLLIQKLGYGSSDEAVHYFLQTLPAWHLILVPTLGGLLIGLFVYRFMPDRRSLGVADVIDAAAFHDGRMSARSGFKAALVNVASLGCGASLGREGPVVHMGATIGSWLTRVLHLRRSAARTLLGCGVASAVAASFNAPLAGALFAHEVALGHYALTAFAPIVLASVSGTILTRLYFGHDVAFLIPAHEIASFLEFPAFALLGVCAGVLSVLVVRSVGFTQQFVRAARIPVWGRPALAGLAVGVMSVGYPEVVGVGYGAMNDALYEVYSWSLLSQLLAVKAVLVVICLAFGFGGGVFSPALFLGAMLGGAFGLTATAILPDLSSGHGAYTLVGMGAVAAAMLGAPISTTLIIFELTGDYELTIAVMVASVIASMIADHAQGGSFFGWQLRQRGLSHRWGREVNLLRSLKVGDVMSRQFATVMPDEPISRLREKLVNAPYSELFVLDDAGKLVGTITLADLRHAAFDPNIGDDVTAIKLARAKPPALCREDSIEYAIRLMEQTGEEHLPVVANTEDRLMIGFVHEKDAMMAYNRALLELHGEERGDAPPKLF, encoded by the coding sequence TTGCGCATTTTTACAAGCTTCCGTCGCCTGATGAAGGGCGAGCAGCTTGTTTTGTCCATTTTGGCGCTGGTGGTGGGCACCCTGGTGGGGGCAATGGCGATTGTCTTTCGCGAGGGGCTTTTGCTGATCCAGAAGCTGGGCTATGGCTCCTCTGACGAGGCGGTGCATTATTTCCTGCAAACCCTGCCGGCCTGGCATTTGATCCTGGTTCCGACATTGGGCGGGCTTTTGATTGGCCTGTTTGTGTATCGTTTTATGCCCGATCGCCGTTCCCTTGGCGTGGCAGATGTGATTGATGCTGCGGCTTTTCATGATGGGCGCATGTCGGCACGCAGCGGGTTTAAGGCAGCCCTTGTCAATGTTGCCTCGTTGGGGTGCGGGGCGTCGCTGGGCCGTGAAGGGCCGGTTGTCCATATGGGGGCCACCATCGGTTCGTGGCTGACGCGTGTTTTGCATTTGCGCCGAAGTGCGGCACGCACCCTTTTGGGCTGTGGCGTGGCCTCGGCGGTGGCGGCATCCTTTAATGCGCCGTTGGCTGGTGCCCTTTTTGCCCACGAGGTTGCCCTGGGTCATTATGCCTTAACCGCCTTTGCGCCCATTGTGCTGGCCTCGGTTAGCGGGACCATTTTAACCCGGCTGTATTTTGGCCATGACGTTGCCTTTCTGATCCCCGCCCATGAAATTGCGTCTTTTCTGGAATTTCCCGCCTTTGCCCTGTTGGGGGTGTGCGCTGGTGTGCTCAGTGTTCTGGTGGTGCGCTCCGTCGGTTTTACCCAGCAGTTTGTCCGTGCGGCACGCATTCCGGTTTGGGGGCGACCGGCGTTGGCAGGGCTTGCCGTGGGTGTCATGTCGGTCGGGTACCCGGAAGTGGTTGGTGTGGGCTATGGCGCGATGAATGATGCCCTCTACGAGGTTTATTCCTGGTCGCTGCTAAGCCAGCTTTTGGCGGTTAAGGCGGTATTGGTTGTGATCTGCCTTGCCTTTGGCTTTGGTGGTGGGGTGTTTAGTCCGGCCCTGTTTTTGGGCGCGATGCTGGGCGGAGCCTTTGGCCTCACGGCAACGGCTATCCTGCCGGATTTATCCTCCGGTCACGGGGCCTATACGCTGGTGGGCATGGGCGCGGTGGCGGCGGCCATGCTGGGCGCGCCCATTTCCACCACCCTGATCATTTTTGAACTGACCGGTGATTATGAACTGACGATTGCGGTGATGGTGGCATCGGTGATTGCCTCCATGATTGCCGATCATGCCCAGGGCGGGTCGTTTTTTGGTTGGCAGTTGCGCCAGCGCGGGCTTAGCCATCGCTGGGGCCGGGAGGTTAATTTGCTGCGCAGCCTGAAGGTGGGGGATGTGATGTCGCGGCAATTTGCCACCGTTATGCCCGACGAGCCGATCAGCCGCCTGCGGGAAAAGCTGGTGAATGCACCTTACAGCGAGTTGTTTGTGCTAGATGATGCGGGCAAACTTGTGGGTACCATTACCCTGGCCGATTTGCGCCATGCGGCCTTTGATCCCAATATTGGCGATGATGTTACCGCCATCAAGCTCGCCCGGGCCAAACCGCCCGCCCTTTGCCGTGAAGACAGTATTGAGTATGCCATTCGCCTGATGGAACAAACCGGCGAGGAACATTTGCCGGTGGTCGCCAATACGGAAGACCGATTGATGATTGGCTTTGTCCATGAAAAGGACGCCATGATGGCCTATAATCGCGCGCTTCTGGAACTGCACGGTGAAGAACGCGGCGATGCCCCGCCAAAATTGTTTTAG
- a CDS encoding SDR family oxidoreductase codes for MPKTVLITGGSRGIGRATALLCAERGWNVAISYVGNKAAAEQTRNDCREAGGECIIKRCDVAREEDIISLFTVALDAFGSIDAVVNNAGIVAPALKLMDMDVERMERIFDTNILGAYIVAREAARHMARTRDGKGGVIVNVSSMAAKLGGANEYVDYAGSKGAIDSLTIGLAKELGPEGIRVNGVRPGIIETDIHASGGRPNRAAELGPNCPLGRTGTAEEVAESIVWLMEDSSSFVTGTLIDVSGGR; via the coding sequence ATGCCTAAAACAGTTTTGATTACGGGTGGATCACGCGGCATTGGCCGGGCCACGGCCCTTTTATGTGCCGAACGCGGCTGGAATGTTGCCATCAGCTATGTCGGTAACAAGGCCGCTGCCGAGCAAACCCGCAATGACTGCCGCGAGGCCGGCGGTGAATGTATTATCAAACGCTGCGACGTTGCCCGCGAAGAAGACATCATTTCCCTGTTCACCGTTGCGCTGGATGCCTTTGGCAGCATTGACGCCGTAGTCAATAATGCCGGGATCGTCGCCCCGGCACTGAAATTGATGGATATGGATGTTGAACGGATGGAACGTATTTTTGATACCAACATCCTGGGTGCCTATATCGTCGCACGCGAAGCCGCCCGCCATATGGCGCGAACCCGCGATGGCAAGGGCGGGGTTATTGTCAATGTTTCGTCAATGGCGGCCAAGCTGGGCGGGGCGAATGAATATGTCGATTATGCCGGGTCCAAGGGCGCGATTGACAGCTTGACGATTGGCCTGGCCAAGGAATTGGGGCCAGAGGGCATTCGCGTCAATGGTGTGCGCCCCGGCATCATCGAAACCGACATTCACGCCAGCGGCGGCCGCCCCAACCGGGCAGCAGAACTGGGGCCGAACTGCCCGCTGGGCCGCACCGGCACCGCCGAGGAAGTGGCCGAAAGCATTGTGTGGCTGATGGAGGATTCGTCCTCCTTCGTTACCGGCACCCTGATTGATGTTTCGGGCGGGCGCTAA